A window of Plasmodium malariae genome assembly, chromosome: 5 contains these coding sequences:
- the PmUG01_05042000 gene encoding Plasmodium exported protein, unknown function yields the protein MEKNIMFIFFIKISLFIVFIWICHFYSDMSRFDKYMDEKYGFDKKLYKRIYRLLGKCGKVILSHIGDLELKIPYNTKQKNKNLLRIDNEKWDKEKKEKLYRSSLIKEQLIKKLMKNKCTMLHGSYSNYEKKLLNGLNDRTFFKKMILINDKNYKKLKSKKYRLRLCLILLLFIFVLILPIVDLSFGEFKSIGNVLKELCCLLGYSNGGEPSAGAPTPEGLEAVVSSTCKIQNFIGIKVFGVLIYCLPILIMGIILIRGIFYYYKNIIKHKKIRFLEEFMEW from the exons atggaaaaaaatattatgtttatcttttttatcaaaatatcTTTGTTTATCGTTTTTATTTGGATATGTCATTTTTACAGTGACATG agcAGATTTGACAAATATATGGATGAAAAGTATGgttttgataaaaaattatataaacgaATTTATCGATTATTAGGAAAATGCGGAAAGGTTATTCTTTCACATATTGGAGatttagaattaaaaataccatataatacaaaacaaaagaacaaaaactTACTTAGAattgataatgaaaaatgggacaaagaaaaaaaagaaaaattatatagaagTTCATTAATTAAGGAACAATTGATTAAGAaacttatgaaaaataaatgtaccaTGTTACATGGATCATATTccaattatgaaaaaaaattactgaATGGACTTAATGATagaactttttttaaaaaaatgatattaattaatgataagaactataaaaaattaaaaagtaaaaaatacagATTACGACTttgcttaattttattattgttcatatttgtattaattttgCCTATAGTAGATTTATCATTTGGGGAATTTAAATCTATCGGTAATGTTTTAAAGGAATTATGTTGTTTATTAGGATATAGTAACGGCGGGGAACCCAGTGCTGGAGCGCCTACTCCGGAAGGTTTAGAAGCTGTGGTGTCTTCTACATGTAAAATACAGAATTTTATAGGAATTAAAGTATTTGGTGttctaatatattgtttaccTATCTTAATAATGGGTATTATACTTATACGaggaattttttattattataaaaatattataaaacataaaaaaattagatttTTGGAAGAGTTCATGGAATGGTAA